The window GCCCAGAAACAGATAAATGAGAATAGATTTTCAACATGTCCAGTCCGCGCACTGTGAGTGCGGGGTGACCTCCAACCTGATCAACCATGCCTTTAACAATCGTGAACGCCGGATCACCGAAGCACTTTCCTTTGGCATCGGCCAGGGGATCTTTTTCGGATACCTGCCTTTTATCAAGGTCAACGAACTTCCTTTGACCACCTTCCGGTGCCCGGTGGGAAAAATATTCAAAGGGGTGACCGGTTCCCTGGGCATTAAAGTCAAATGGAAGAAGTTCCACAGTGTTGCCAAGGCCATGGATGCCCTGGACCGTGAGCTTGACATGGGCCATCCCGTGGGCTGCCGCACCGGCGGATACTGGCTGCCCTATTTCCCGCCGGCCTTAAGGTTCCACTTTAACATGCATAATCTTGTGGTGATCGGCAAACAGGGGGATAACTATATTATCAGCGATCCTGTCTTTCCCGAGGTGGTGGAGTGTCCGGCCAAGGATCTGGCCCTGGCAAGATTCGCCCGGGGGGCACTGGCACCCAAGGGCAGTATGTACCGGATTACCGGCGTGCCCGACTCCCTGGATTTCAGGCCCGCCGTGGTTTCAGGGATCAAGGGCGCTGCTAAAAACATGGTGAAAACCCCTGTCCCTTTTCTGGGCGCCAGAGGGATTCGTCTTTTAAGCAGGTGTGTGGATGGCTGGCGTAAAAAATTTGACACCCATAAAACAACCCTTCTGCTTGGCCAGCTCATACGCATGCAGGAGGAGATCGGCACCGGGGGCGGCGGGTTCCGGTTCATGTATTCGGCATTCCTCCAGGAAGCATCAAAACTGTTAGAAGATAAACGGCTGCTTTCAGTTTCCGAGCAGTTGACCGAATCCGGGGACACCTGGCGCAAATTTGCCGTGCAGGCGGCACGGTATTGCAAAGGCCGGGCCACCGGTGATGACTCTTTTGAAGTGATGTGCAGCCTGCTTAACACCTGCGCCGATATCGAAACCAACGCTTTCGGGGAGCTGCTGGATATTGTCGGCTGATCAATTTCCACCTGGCCCACCAGACACCCCGGCCCTTGAGGTGATCCACTTGGGCAAACGGTATAAAGGCGTTTCAACCGATGTTCTTGCCGATCTTACCTTCAGCGTTGAAAAAGGCGAGATCTTCGGGCTCTTAGGTCCCAATGGTGCCGGGAAAACCACCACCATTTCAATTCTGGCCACCCTGATAAAACCCAGCCGGGGCAGGGTGGTGATATCCGGGGTTGATGCCCTGAAGCATCCTGTCAAGGCCCGGCGGCTCATCAGTCTCATCCCCCAGGAAATTGCCCTTTTCCCCACATTGACAGGCCTGGAAAATATGAACTATTTTGGCACCTTGTATGGGCTTAAAAAAAAAGAGCTGGCTTCCAAAATTCCCGAGGTGCTGGATCTGTTTGAGCTTCATGGGTTTGCCAACCGCCTGGTTCAGCGGTGTTCCGGCGGCATCCAGCGCCGGTTTAATATTGCCTGCGGCATTTTGCATGACCCGGCACTGATACTTCTGGATGAACCGGCTGTGGGCATGGATATCCACTCCCGCAATGCCATGCTGGCCCAGATTCAGCAGTTAAGCCGGAAGGGCAGCAGTCTGATCTATACGACCCATTACATGGAAGAGGCCCAGAAAATATGTTCCCGGGTGCTGATCATGGATAAAGGCGTCACCCTTGCCGAAGGATGCCCCCATGACCTGGTGAAAGGAAATGACAAATGCCGTAATCTGGACGAGTTGTTTTTAACTGTCACGGAAAAAGGGGCAGACTGCTGATATGGTTCAGATCGCTGCGACATTGAAAAAAGAGTTTCTTCTGCTCATAAGAGACCGGGCTGGCCTTCTT is drawn from uncultured Desulfobacter sp. and contains these coding sequences:
- a CDS encoding BtrH N-terminal domain-containing protein produces the protein MRIDFQHVQSAHCECGVTSNLINHAFNNRERRITEALSFGIGQGIFFGYLPFIKVNELPLTTFRCPVGKIFKGVTGSLGIKVKWKKFHSVAKAMDALDRELDMGHPVGCRTGGYWLPYFPPALRFHFNMHNLVVIGKQGDNYIISDPVFPEVVECPAKDLALARFARGALAPKGSMYRITGVPDSLDFRPAVVSGIKGAAKNMVKTPVPFLGARGIRLLSRCVDGWRKKFDTHKTTLLLGQLIRMQEEIGTGGGGFRFMYSAFLQEASKLLEDKRLLSVSEQLTESGDTWRKFAVQAARYCKGRATGDDSFEVMCSLLNTCADIETNAFGELLDIVG
- a CDS encoding ABC transporter ATP-binding protein — encoded protein: MSADQFPPGPPDTPALEVIHLGKRYKGVSTDVLADLTFSVEKGEIFGLLGPNGAGKTTTISILATLIKPSRGRVVISGVDALKHPVKARRLISLIPQEIALFPTLTGLENMNYFGTLYGLKKKELASKIPEVLDLFELHGFANRLVQRCSGGIQRRFNIACGILHDPALILLDEPAVGMDIHSRNAMLAQIQQLSRKGSSLIYTTHYMEEAQKICSRVLIMDKGVTLAEGCPHDLVKGNDKCRNLDELFLTVTEKGADC